A stretch of DNA from Spirosoma endbachense:
GTAGCTCGTAAACTCCAGGAACAGATTTCATTAGGCAAATGGGAGCCAGGCGAACGATTGCCCACCGAACCAGAACTGATGAGCTATTTTGGTGTTAGCCGCTCCACAATTCGGGAAGCCGTACGCATTTTATCCAATACGGGCTGGATTCGGGTACAGCAGGGCGCAGGAACATTTGTTGAAACCAACAAGCCGCAGCAGGAATCGCTAAGTCAACGATTACAACGGGTCAATACGCAGGATCTGGAAGAAGTACGCTTGATGCTTGAGCACAAAATTGCGGGTAAAGCCGCCCTCAATCGTACTGAGGAAGATATTGAGAGAATGACCTTTTTTCTCAGTGAACGACGGAAATATGCCGAGCAAAATCAACCTAAGGCCTGTATTGCTGCCGACATTCAATTTCATACCCGGATCGCTCAGGCATCGGGAAACTCCATTCTGGCCGATTTGTACCAGGCCTTTGCCACTCAGCTTACCAGTTCGTTTCTGGAAAAGTTTAGGACTACAGACCCATTTAAAGCAACCCAGCTATTGCATGAGCAACTGCTCACCAGCATTATTGAACAGAACGCCGAAGCTGCCTGGTATTGGGCTGATAAGATTGTCAGCCATTAATTGATTTTTATTTATTTTCAAACATCAGATGATCTGATCTATTATGGGACAAGTAACAGCATCTGCCCAGGCTACTCTGACCGTTGAAAAAACGGTGTTTCCGATCTTGTTTGCGATTAGTTTTTCGCATCTCTTGAACGATACCATTCAGGCAATTATACCCGCAATCTATCCGGTTATAAAGCAATCGTTCCGTCTTAATTTTACGCAGGTGGGTCTGATTACTCTTGTTTTCCAGATAACAGCTTCACTTCTTCAGCCGTTTGTTGGCTTGTTTACCGATCGAAAACCGATGCCTTATTCACTGGCAACGGGCATGAGCATTACGCTGATTGGTTTGCTGAGTTTATCAGTAGCAGATTCGTTTCAGTGGTTGCTGATTTCAGTAGCGCTGATTGGTATGGGTTCAGCTATTTTTCATCCGGAGGCTTCCCGATTGGCCTATCTGGCATCCGGTGGAAAACGGGGTATGGCTCAATCGTTATTTCAGGTGGGAGGTAATGCCGGGAGCGCTCTTGGCCCTTTACTGGCTGCCCTGGTAATTGTTAAACATGGGCAGTCATCGGTTAGCTGGTTTGCTGCTATTCCCTTACTGGCCATCGGCATTCTGGCGCTATTAGGGAATTGGTATAAAAAACATAGCGTTCGACGTCAGGCTAAAGGCCAGGGGGTAGAGCTGATACCTGGCCTGTCTCAGAAACGGGTGATTATATCGATTGCTATTCTGCTGGTGCTGGTCTTTTCCAAATACGTATACATGGCCAGTATGAGCAGTTATTATACGTTCTATCTTATCGAAAAATTTCATTTATCTGTCCGGGAGTCGCAGCTATATCTCTTCGTGTTTTTGTTTTCCGTTGCCGTCGGCACCTTCATTGGGGGGCCAATTGGCGACCGGATCGGACGTCGATATGTGATCTGGATTTCCATCCTGGGAGCCGCCCCGTTTACCTTGCTCTTACCGCACGTGAATCTATTCTGGACCAGTATTATCACCGTGTGCATTGGCCTGACGCTCTCCTCGGCATTTTCGGCAATTCTGGTCTACGCTCAGGAACTCGTTCCCGGAAAAGTAGGAATGATAGCAGGGCTATTTTTTGGGTTTTCATTTGGAATGGCAGGCATTGGCTCAGCCGTTTTAGGACGACTGGCCGATGCTACCAGTTTGACTTACGTCTATAATGTTTGTGCTTTTCTTCCCTTATTGGGCATACTGACTGCATTTTTGCCCAATCCGCCAAAGGCTGAGTAAGACATTAGAGAAATAGTACTTTCAGAGTACACAAATGACCTTGGTTATCAGGGTCATTTGTGTACTCTGAACAGGCTACGTAATTGAGGTCCATGTGTTTGATTACTCGATTGTTAATCCGCTCTGATCGGCAATGATTCCCTGTATTCCCCAACCACCAAAGGTTTCCGAAACGGCAATCCAGAGTTCATTTTTGCCCTTCTTCAGATCCAGATAGATGTCATCGAAATAACCAATTGTACCCAAAAAACGATAATCGCGGGACATGAACACATCTTGTCCACTGTAGAGAAGCCGGCCATTACAGTAAACTTTAGCTCGATCGCTGAAACCTAACTGAAGTTTCTTGATCTGCGGTTTGTCAGACAACAGAGTCACTTTGGCAAAAACTGTATTAAGCCCCTCGCGTAATTTGCTGATCTGGGATAGGTTGACAACGCCCGTATTTTCGGCGGGGAGGGTATTCCACGTTGCCTGTTTAGCTAGATCCTGCGGAATGGTATAGTCGTTGTCAAGCCGCTTTTCATCGAATGTATTCGAAATGTGCCAGCTCATTATCGTTCCTGGCTTTGCGGGTGCTGCCTGCTTATACGTGCCCAGTAAAGTAGGGTTATCTGTCTTGGTATACTGAAAATTTGCATAGCGGGTAACTATGGGCGCGCCATTATCCAAACTGATCTTTCCTGGCTTTGCTGCCCGTTTTAACTGGTGAATCACCAGAGCAGGCTTACTTTGATCGCCGACATAGACCTCTGCCTGCGTACCCAGAACCACCAATCTGATATGGACCCACTCGTCTAACGGATAGGTCACTGCTGTCGAATAGCCATCGCCGTAGTAGAGTTGCCAGGCTTCCTGCCGGTTGAAAACGGGCATATATTGAATAGCATCGGGGTTCCCTAGTTGATGGGGCCGCAAATAGATATGTTCAAAATTTTCATTATCCTGAATTCGGAATCCGAAACCTGGGAAATAACGATTTCTGGAAAGGGTCATATCGAATTCAATAATTCCATTCATGAATGTGCTGTCCTTGAGGTAAATAGCACCTCCCGTGAGCCGGATACCCTCTTTTCCCTGAAAGGTTTCTTTTTCCATCTTACCCACAATAGTCCAGGTAGACGCATCGAAAGGGGCTGTCGTTTGAGCAAGAACGTTATGACCAGTGACCAGCCAAAAGGCCAACAGAAAGAATTTCATTGTTTTGTGGGTTTGATTGATTCGTTGATAAACGGGGAAATGGCTTCCCAAACCGCCGGGAAATTGCAGTAAAGCACCACATGGCCACAGTTCGGAATGAGGGAGAGTCGCCCGGTTTGAAGCAGCCGGTAGGTTTCGAGTAGTTTTTCCGTTTTGAAATACGGGTCTTTATCGCCAGCCATGAGCAAAACCGGGCATGGTAGCTGCTGAATAGCCGCATCGGTAATGAATGTTGGCTGATTCCATAGCCCATCTAACTTATCCAGCAGCTCATTCCAACGGGCAGGTTCGGGCATGAGCTGCTTTCTGGATTTTACGAAATCGGGCGCCATTTTATCCAGCCGTTCAGCCGTCATTTTACCCTCTTCCTGCATGCTCAATGCCCGATCGGCAGAGCGTCTTGGCGAGCCAATAGCAATTAGTTTCCGGACCAGTTCAGGGTGCTTTGCGGTAAGGTTATAACCCGTAATGCCGCCATCGCTAAAACCGACCACGATAACGCTATCCTTGGTTAAACTACGAATTACCTGATAGGCATCGTCGGCCAGTTGTGTGTACGAAAGTGCTTTCGTGCCAATCTCCGATTTGGCGTGACC
This window harbors:
- a CDS encoding MFS transporter, yielding MGQVTASAQATLTVEKTVFPILFAISFSHLLNDTIQAIIPAIYPVIKQSFRLNFTQVGLITLVFQITASLLQPFVGLFTDRKPMPYSLATGMSITLIGLLSLSVADSFQWLLISVALIGMGSAIFHPEASRLAYLASGGKRGMAQSLFQVGGNAGSALGPLLAALVIVKHGQSSVSWFAAIPLLAIGILALLGNWYKKHSVRRQAKGQGVELIPGLSQKRVIISIAILLVLVFSKYVYMASMSSYYTFYLIEKFHLSVRESQLYLFVFLFSVAVGTFIGGPIGDRIGRRYVIWISILGAAPFTLLLPHVNLFWTSIITVCIGLTLSSAFSAILVYAQELVPGKVGMIAGLFFGFSFGMAGIGSAVLGRLADATSLTYVYNVCAFLPLLGILTAFLPNPPKAE
- a CDS encoding LamG domain-containing protein, producing MKFFLLAFWLVTGHNVLAQTTAPFDASTWTIVGKMEKETFQGKEGIRLTGGAIYLKDSTFMNGIIEFDMTLSRNRYFPGFGFRIQDNENFEHIYLRPHQLGNPDAIQYMPVFNRQEAWQLYYGDGYSTAVTYPLDEWVHIRLVVLGTQAEVYVGDQSKPALVIHQLKRAAKPGKISLDNGAPIVTRYANFQYTKTDNPTLLGTYKQAAPAKPGTIMSWHISNTFDEKRLDNDYTIPQDLAKQATWNTLPAENTGVVNLSQISKLREGLNTVFAKVTLLSDKPQIKKLQLGFSDRAKVYCNGRLLYSGQDVFMSRDYRFLGTIGYFDDIYLDLKKGKNELWIAVSETFGGWGIQGIIADQSGLTIE
- a CDS encoding alpha/beta fold hydrolase is translated as MINRLFAFVCWLIVTTHAANAQTKIPYGNNPQTGHYYNVGDAKIYYEIYGKGKPVVLLHGGLFGYIDEYEFLIPKLAQTHQVIAIGTRGHAKSEIGTKALSYTQLADDAYQVIRSLTKDSVIVVGFSDGGITGYNLTAKHPELVRKLIAIGSPRRSADRALSMQEEGKMTAERLDKMAPDFVKSRKQLMPEPARWNELLDKLDGLWNQPTFITDAAIQQLPCPVLLMAGDKDPYFKTEKLLETYRLLQTGRLSLIPNCGHVVLYCNFPAVWEAISPFINESIKPTKQ
- a CDS encoding FadR/GntR family transcriptional regulator, giving the protein MNSAKINRLSLPDEVARKLQEQISLGKWEPGERLPTEPELMSYFGVSRSTIREAVRILSNTGWIRVQQGAGTFVETNKPQQESLSQRLQRVNTQDLEEVRLMLEHKIAGKAALNRTEEDIERMTFFLSERRKYAEQNQPKACIAADIQFHTRIAQASGNSILADLYQAFATQLTSSFLEKFRTTDPFKATQLLHEQLLTSIIEQNAEAAWYWADKIVSH